The Acidobacteriota bacterium genome contains the following window.
GAGTCCGTGCTCTCGTCGATACATCTGCTCCAGGACAACGGCCTGATCTTCCTTGTCAACGAACTCCGCGACGAAGCTGAGCATGTGCCGCCCGATGATTTCACGCGACGTGCACCCGACGAGCTTCGCCATTGCGGCATTGACGAAGGCGTAGCGCCACTGTTCGTCGATGACGCAGATCCCTTCTTGAGCCGCATCCACCATCTGGCTCCAACGCCGCTCGTTTGCCGCCCATTTCATGTCGACCGGATCTGGATTCCAGTCCCCCTCTGCCATGGCGACGGTCCGGTAGATTTCACCCGCGCGCCCCTTGATCGAGAACACGCGCATGTGGACGACATGCGTCATCCCGGCGGGCGTTCTGATGTGGAACTGCTCGTCGAGCGGTTCCACCGTGGATCGCTGCCACGCCGCGGCAACTCGTTCGTGCTCCTCCGGGATCACCGCATCCAGCCAGGAGTCGGGATGCTCATAGAAGGACTTACGCGTCCGGCCCCAGATCTTCTCGTAGGCTCGGTTCACGTACCAAGATGTGGAAGCACCGTCGCAGCCCACATCGCTGACGAAGATCACTTCGCCAGCGTCCTCCGCGAGCTGCCGAATAAAATAGCGCTGGTCGAACTCTCCTGCGCCTTGTGGGGGGGCGAACAGATCTAATGAGGCGTGACCGGACCCTGCCCGCGGAGCCGATGAGGCGTCCGTCGTGAGATCCAAGGCAACTCCTCCTCGACGTCCGCGCTGCTCAAACCGAGTGCATGTATCACGCAGCGGGATGTCGCAGCCGGCTTTCGGCGTTCCCGACGTCGTCGCGGCAACTTCGATCGGGCTTCCGGGGCGACGCTACCAACCGAATCGGACGACCTGAGCCGGTGCTCTCGACAGCGTTCCTGAAGGACGCCGTCCTGCTCCCGGCAGCGGGCCAACTATGCCGTCAGCTGCCGCAGTTTGCAAGAGGTTATGACAAGGCCGCCAAGTGCTTCGACGAATCCCACCGAAACAGCCCTGCTGCGGCCCCGTGCCTTGTGCCTCGTGCCTAATCGGAGACCGCCAGCTCGCCGGGTCTCACCTTCCGGGTGCGCGGGAGCATGCCGCGCGACGAGAGCCACGCCACCCACGCGCAGATGCCCAGGAACACCGCGAGGTTGAGCACGTCGGCCGCGCGGCGGCGCGGCAGGAAGACCCACATCTGCCAGAGGACCGGCTGCGCGAGGCACGCCGCCCAGACGCTGCCGTAGAAGAACCGCCGCTCGTGCCCTTCGTTCTTCGTGGACGGCTTGACGCGCGGCAGCCATCCAGCGGCCCCCAGGAGCCAGATCGTCCCGGCGATTGGAAAGTACCCGACGTCGTACATCTGGCGCAGCCGCCACTGCCCCGTCGCGATCGCCCACACGAGGCCCGAGACGTTCAGCACGGCGAACGTGATCACGGCGCTCCACGCGAACGTGTAGCAGATGCGCCGGTACGGCGGGTTCGGCTTGTCCTCGGTGAAGCGAATGATGTACGGCGCGCGCTCGACGCCCGGGAGCCGTCCGCGCAGCGCCGCGATACCGGTGAAGAGCAGCACCGCGCCCAGCCAGAGCGCCATCCGCCGGTCGAACCCTCGCTCGAACAGATCGAAGGTCAGCGGACCTGGCGTGATGAAGAACACCCAGATCCAGATCGGCCAGTGAAGCACACGATAGGTCGCGGTGTTGCGGTCGCGGATGCGCCCGAGTTCGGCGAGCTCCCGCAAATCGCGGAATCTGCCACGCGGTGCTGGGTTCAGGGCGCTAGGTTCTGCGTTCTGGGTTCGGTTCACGGTTCCGGGTGCCCGGCATGCGCCGTGCTCAGCAGGCGGTATGGTACACCACTACACCGACCTGGACACCTGGAAGCTCGCCGATGAATTGCGCGCGCCACTGCCGCGCTGCTGGCGCACCTCCGGACCCAGAACCCGCGCCCGCAGTATCATGGCGTGCGGGGGGACCACGAGGTCGTTCTATGCACCCCCGTCTGCGCCACGCCTCCGCCGCTGCCATCCGCGACTTCGTCTCCCAGCGCACCCTCGCCGTCGTTGGCGTCTCGCGCAGCGGAAAGAAGTTCGCGAACTTCGCGTATCGCGAACTGCGAACGAAGGGGTACACCCTGGTACCGGTGAATCCCGGCGCCGAGACCGTCGAGGGGGAACGCTGCTACCGCAGCCTGCTCAACCTGCCCGGGCCGGTGGACGGCGCGGTGATCATCGCACCGCGGGAGCAGTCGCTGCAGGTCGTGCGCGAGGCGGCCGCGGCTGGCATTCGCCGGGTCTGGCTGCAGCAGGGGGCCGAATCGCAGCCGGCGATTGACGCCTGCGAGGACGCCGGCATCAACGTTGTCGCCGGCGAGTGCATCCTGATGTTTGCCGGGACGGAGCACTGGATCCATCGCGGTCACAGGTTCGTGCGGCGCCTGTTCGGCACGCTGCCGCGATAGCGCACGAGCGCCGACCGCAGGTGGCAGCCTCTGAACATGACCCGCGCGCCCGCACGCATCACCGTGAGCCGCACATCGAAGGAAGACTTCGGCGAGCGGCACCTCGTCGTCTCCGTGGACGGCACGAAGCTCGCCGACCTCCTCTTTGGGCACACGATGACCTGGGAGCTCGAGCCCGGACGGCACCGGCTGAAGGTGCACAACACGCTGGTGTGGAAGACGCTGGAGTTCGATCTGCCAAAGCCTGTTCGCTCGCAATGACCTGCGCACCGGCGTGCGCTGCGCTCGCACCCGCGAAGACCACGACGACACCCATTCTGACCAAGGCTTCGAACACTGGACTCCTCCTTCCAGTTTACGCGGCCGTGTCTCCCGGCTTGAGGTCCAGCACCTCGATCCCCATGGGCCCCACCAGCTCGCGGAGCCGGGCCGGTGTGCCGGTGAGCAGCGGGAAGGTGCCCCAATGCATGGGCACCACCTGCTTGACGCCGAGCAATTCGCAGGCGCGCGCGGCCGCATCCGGGCCCATGGTGAAATGGTCGCCAATCGGGAGGAACGCGATCGCCGGCGCGTAGAGGTCCTTCACGAATTTCATGTCGCCGAAGAGCGCCGTGTCCCCCGCGAAGTACGCGCGCAGGCCGTCCTCGAACGTGATCACGAAGCCCGCCGGCTCGCCAAGGTAGATGGGCTTGCCGTCTTCGACGGCGCCGCTGCTGTGCAGCGCGGTGGTCATCGAGATGGCGATGTCGCCGATGCGCTGCGTGCCGCCGATATTCATCGGGCTCGTGTGCTTCACGCCCTTCGCCTCGAGCCACGCGCACAGCTCGAAGATGCCCACAACGGTCGCACCGGTCGCGCGCGCGACAGGCACCACGTCACCCACGTGGTCGAAATGCCCGTGTGACAGGAGAATGAGGTCGGCCTTGTCGATCTTCTTCATCGACGCGGGGCACGCGGGGTTTCCGTCGAGCCACGGGTCGGTGACGATGCGTTTGCCCCCGGGGGAGGTGAGGATGAACGTCGAATGCCCGAGCCAGGTGATGGAAAGGGACTTCATCGGCGCATTGTATAATTTCCACGGATGTCCGACAGCGCTCCGGTGACCTTCATCCGCGGGCGGCACGCGCGCCGCCGTCTCGAGGAAGCGGCGCGGCAGCCCAAGCCCGAATGGCTGAAGGTGCGCGCCCCCGGCTCGCAGAACTACATGCGGCTCAAGGGACTCATGCGCGACCTCGGGCTGCATACGGTCTGCGAAGAGGCGAACTGCCCGAACATCGGCGAGTGCTGGCACCACGGCACCGCCACGTTCATGATCCTCGGAGACGTCTGCACGCGCTCGTGCGGGTACTGCAACGTGGTGCACGGCAAGCCGGGCCCGGCGGACCCCCGCGAGCCGGTGAAGGTCGCGGAGGCGGTCGCCTCCATGGCGCTCGAGTACGTCGTCATCACGTCGGTGGATCGCGATGACCTGCCGGATTTCGGCGCGTCGATCTTCGCCGGGGTCATCCGCGAGATCCGCGCGCGGCGGCCCGAGTGCCGCGTCGAAGTGCTGATCCCTGATTTCCAGGGGAACGACACATCGCTCCAGACGGTTCTCGACGCGCGCCCTGACGTGCTCAACCACAACATCGAAACGGTCCCGCGCCTGTACCGGACGGCGCGGCCGGGCGGGCGGTACGATCGCGCGCTGCAACTGCTCGATCGCGCGCGGCGGTTTGCGCCCGGGGTGCCGACCAAGTCGGGCGTCATGGTGGGGCTCGGCGAGGAGTTCGACGAGGTGGTGGCCACGATTGCCGACCTGGCGCACATCGGCTGCGGCATCCTGACGATCGGGCAGTATCTGCGCCCCTCGCTGGCGCACCTCCCGATGGCGCGCTACTACCATCCCAGCGAGTTCGCCGATCTGAAACGGATCGCGCTCGATCTCGGCTTCGGTCATGTCGAATCCGGTCCGCTCGTCCGCAGCTCGTATCACGCGCACGAACAGGCGCAATCGTACGAGCAGCGTTCCTGACCGTCGCCGGCCCGTCGGGTTGACATCGCCGCAGTCGGCGCTCGCGCGGGCCCATGCCGCGATCGTCGCCTGCAACGACTGCGCGCGCCTGCGCGAGTACTGCATCACCATCGGGCGCGTCAAGAACGCTGCGCACAGGAACGACGACTACTGGGCGCGCCCCGTCCCCGGGTTCGGCGACCCGGGGGCGCGGCTGCTCATCATCGGCCTGGCGCCCGCCGCGCACGGCGCAAACCGCACGGGGCGCATGTTCACCGGTGATGCGCCGGGGGGCTCCGGCGACTTCCTGATGGAGGCGATGCACGCCCACGGCTTCGCCAACCAACCGACCACGCGTCACAAAGACGACGGGCTGCGGCTGCAGGACGCCTTCATCGCCGCCACCGTGCGCTGCGCGCCGCCGGACAACAGGCCCACGCCGCGGGAGATCGGCCGCTGCGAGCGCCACCTGGACGCGGAGTTCGACGCGCTGCCCAACGTCGAAGTGATCGTCGCGCTGGGCAGGATTGCGTGGGATGCGACCTTCCGCCTCCTCGCGCGCCGGCGTGGCATCATCCTCCGCCCGCGCCCCGCGTTCGCCCACGGCGCACTCGTGCGGGTGCCGCAGCAGCTCGCGGTGATCGGCTCGTTCCACCCGAGCCGGCAGAACACGAATACGGGACGGTTGACGCAGCGCATGCTGCGCGAGGTGTTTGCGAGGGCGCGGCGGCAACTGGGGAGCTAGGGTTCAGGGTTCAGGCACGTGCGCCGCGAGCGCCCCGTCCGCCGACGCCGTCCCGCCGCCGCGGATCATCAGCGCCAGCGCAATGCCGATGGCGAGCAGGTGGTACTCGAACCCCTCGCCTTTCGCGGTGCCGTTCCAGTTCATAAAGAACCCGGCGGAGCCGTGATAGAGCGCCACCGCGACAACCATGACGCTCGCAATCCCAAATGCGGCGACGCGCGTCAGCAGGCCGGCAATCAACCCGAGGCTGCCGAGGAACTCGGCGGCAATGGCGAGCACGCCGAAGACGTATGGAATGCCCTGGCTCTGGAAATAACCCATGGTCCCGGCAAACCCATATCCCCCGAACCAGCCGAGCACCTTCTGGGCCCCGTGCGGGAATATCACGATCCCGAGCGTGAGCCGGAGCACCAGCGCGACCAGGTCTTCGCGCGTCGCGATGAGCTTCTGAAACATCTGCGCACCTCCTCGAAGAAAATGAGCTATAATAATTTCATATTTAATAATTAGATGTCAAACTAATCACCGCATCACATTTCCATGGGAACACATCACAAAGGGACGCCGCCGGAAGTGAGCGCGCTGAACGCCTACATCAAGCTGCGGCGTGCCGCCGGGGCAATTGACGCGCGGCTGGTCAGGGATATCGCCGATCGCGGTCTCACCGAGGCGCAGTTCGGCGTCCTCGAGGTCCTCTATCACCTCGGGCCGATGTGCCAGCGCGCCGTCGCGGCGAAGCAATTCACCAGCGGCGCCAACATGACGATGGTCTTGAATAACCTGGAGAAGCGCGGCCTGGTGAGGCGCGTGCGCAGCACGGAAGATCGGCGGCAGTACTTTGCCGAGCTGACGCCGGACGGACGGGCCCTGATCCGCAGGATCTTCCCCGGCCACGTCCAGCGGATCGTGGACGCGTTCGCCGCGCTGACGCGCGACGAGCAGGCGGAGCTCGGCGCGCTCTGCCGGAAGCTAGGCCTCGCGAACGCGGCGAATCGCGGCAAGGATTGAGTCCACCGACCGTTCCATGTCCCGGGCGGTCGTCGCCCACCCCGATACCGAGATGCGCATGGCCGGCTCGCCTGCCCACTGCGTGCCGCCGAGCCAGCACACGCCATCCTGCTGCACGGCGGCAATCACGGCGGGCGTCACGTTCGCGCCCGCGCGATCGGCCACGCGCAGCAGCACCTGGTTCAGCACCACATCATTCAGAACGGTGGCGCCCGGCTCGGGGCGCAGCCGGTCCGCCGCGAAACGGGCGTGCGCGCAGCACCGGGTCACAAGCTCCTGCACGCCGCGCCGCCCCAGCGCCCTGAGCGTCGCATAGACGGTAATCCCGCGTCCCCTGCGCGACAGCTCGGGCACCCAGTCCAGCGGATCCCGCTGCTGCCCTTCCGCAGAAACCAGATACGCGGCCGTGTGGCTCATCGCGGCGCCGTGCGCCTTCGGGTGCGCGGTCATGACGATGCCGCAGTCGTAGGGGACGTTCAGCCACTTGTGCGCGTCGGTGGCCCAGGAATCTGCGCGCTCGAGCCCGGACACCTGGTGGCGCAGCGCCGGCACGGCCGCCGCCCACAGGCCGAACGCGCCGTCCACGTGGAGCCATCCGCCGCGCTCGTGCGTCGCCTGCGCGATCGGCTCGAGCGGGTCGAACGCGCCGGTGTTGACGTTGCCCGCCTGCGCGCAGACGATTACGGGGCCATCGACGCGCGCCAGCGCCTCCACCAGCGCGCCGGCTCGCATGCGTCCCTGGTCGTCTGAATCCACTCGCACGAGGGTGGACGCGCCCAGCCCGAGCAACCTGCAGGCAGCGGGAATCGAGGAGTGCGCCTCCGCTCCCGCAACGACCGTCACGCGCGGCGCTCCCTGCAGCCCGTCCGCCTCCACGTCCCACCCTGCGCGGCCGAGCACGTCGTGCCGCGCGGCGGCGAGCGCGGTGGTGTTCGCCATGTGCCCGCCCGTCACGAACCCGATGCTCGCGTGCGCCGGCACGCCGAGGAGATCGATCAGCCACTGCCGTGCGACTTCCTCGATGGCTGACGCGGCAGGCGAGGCGATATGCAGGCCGGAGTTCTGATCCCACGCCGACGTCAGCCAGTCGGCTGCCACCGCCACGGGATAGCTGCCACCGATGACGAACCCGAAGTAGCGCGGCCCGGCGGTGGCGACGAGCCCCGGCTCAGCGTCGCGCGCCAGGGCCTCGATCACGCCCGCCGGATCCTGCGAGCGTTCAGGCAGCGGGCCGCCAAGGCGGGCGATGAGCGCGTCGGCGCTCTCGCGCGCGCGAACGGGCCGTCCGGCCAACGAGGAGATGTAGGCGGACGCGAGTTCGTGCGCCCGCGTGAGGAGGGCCGCGTACGGGTCAGGGCTTGCGCTTCGGCCGGTAGACATGGGTGCTGTGGCCGAAGAATACCTCGGCGGCCTCCATCACGGTCTCGGACAGCGTGGGGTGCGGGTGAATCGTCATCGCGACATCATCGACGAGCGCGCCCATCTCGATCGCGAGCACCCCTTCGGAGATCAGCTCGCCCGCGCCGGCGCCGACGATCCCGACGCCGAGCACGCGGCGCGTGTCGGGATCGACCACGAGCTTCGTCGAGCCGTCGGGGCGGTCGAGCGTGATGGCGCGGCCGATGGCGGCCCACGGGAAGCGGGCCACGTCCACCTTGATGCCGCGCTTCTGTGCCTCGGTCTCCGTCAGGCCACACCACGCGATCTCCGGGTCGGTGAAGACGACCGCGGGAATCGCGTTCGGCTCGAAGGCCGCATTCTTCCCCGCAATCGCGTCAACGGCCGTGCGCGCCTCGTGCGAGGCCTTGTGGGCGAGCATCGGCTCCCCCGCGACGTCGCCGATGGCGAAGATCGACGGCTCCGCGGTCCGCCGCGCGCCATCCGTCTCGATGAACCCGCGATCGGTGACCTTCACGCGCGTGCGATCGAGCCCCTCGATCTTCGCGTTCGGCCGGCGGCCGACCGAGATCAGCACCTTGTCGAACACCTGCGGCGTGCCGGTCACGCCTTCGCCTTCCAGGGTGACCCTGATCCCCTTCTTGTCGTCGGTGAGCGATGTGACCTTCGTGTTGAGCATCACCGCCTTGAACGTCTTCTCCGCCCGGCGCGCCAGCACGCCCACGAGGTCGCGGTCCGCGCCCGGCAGCAGGCCGTCGGTCATTTCAACGACCGATACGTCGGAACCGAGCGCGGCGTAGACCGTGCCCAGCTCGAGGCCGATGTAGCCGCCGCCGATCACGAGCAGCTTCCCGGGGACGTCGGCCAGCTCCAGCGCCGTGGTGGAGTCCATGACCCGCGGGCTGTCGGTCGAAAGGCCCGGGATCTTCGACGGAAGCGATCCTGTGGCGATGATCGCGTGCTCGAACACGAGCTTCTGCGCGCCCCCTGCGGCCAGCTTCACGTCGAGCGATCGCGCATCGGCAAATGCGGCCCACCCCCGCACGTACGTGATCTTCCGCATCTTCGTCATCTGGCCGAGCCCGCCGGTGAGCTTGCCCACGACCGCGTCTTTCCAGGAGCGGAGCTTGTCGAGATCGATTTTCGGTGCCGGGAACGTGACGCCGAACGCGCCGGCGTCGTGCGACTCGCTGATGACTTTCGCCGCGTGCAGCAGCGCCTTCGAGGGGATGCATCCCCGATAGAGACAGACGCCGCCGGGGTTCGTATCCGGATCCACGAGCGCGACGCTCATCCCGAGGTCCGCCGCGTAGAACGCCGCGGCGTACCCGCCGGGGCCAGCGCCGATGACAACGGCTTGGACTGAGATATCAGAAGGCATGAGAGCATCCACAGGCTTCAGGGTTCAGGATTCAGGGCTCAGGACCAAACCCTCAACCCTGAATCCCGGCAAGCGTCAGAGCACGAGCAGCAGCGGCTGCTCGAGCGCCTCGCAGACCCAGCGCAGGAACCGCGCGGCGTCTGCGCCGTCGATGACGCGATGGTCGTAGGACAGCGACAGCGGCAGCATCAGCCGCGGCTCGAACGAGCCGCCGGTCCCGCCGGCGCCCGCCGGGCGCCACACGGGCCGCATCTCGGCGCGCGACAGGCCGAGGATCGCCACTTCCGGCGCGTTGATGATGGGCGTGAACGACGTGCCGCCGATGCCCCCGAGGTTCGTGATGCTCATCCCGCCGCCCGCCATGTCGTCGGGCGCGAGCTTGCGGTCGCGCGCCTTCTTCGCGGCGGCGGCGACCTCCACGGACAGCTCCACGATCGTCTTCCGGTCCGCGTCGCGCACGACCGGCACCAGCAACCCTCGCTCGGTGTCGACCGCCACGCCCACGTTGATGTACCTGCGGTACACGATCTGGTCGTTGGGCAGGTCAATCGACGCGTTGAACTGCGGAAACCGCTTCATGGCTTCGGCGATCACCTTGACGGCGATGGCCGTGATGGTCAGCTTGCCGCCGGCGGCCTCGGCGCGCGGCGCGTACTGCTTCCGCAAGTCCTCCAACGCCGTGATGTCCGCCTGGTCGTGCTGCGTGACGTGCGGTGCGGCCCAGGCCGCGGTGAGGTGCTCCGCCGTCTTGCGACGAATATTGCTCATCGGCTTGCGCTCGACCTCACCCCACTTCGCCAAATCGGGCAGCGGCGCCGGTTCGGCGCCGCCGGCTGCCGGGCGAGCGCGCACGAACGCCTTGACGTCCTGTTCGCTGATCCGCCCGGCGGGGCCGGATCCCTGGACGCGCCGGATGTCCACACCCAGCTCGCGCGCCATCCGCCGCACCGACGGCGCGGCCGGCACCGGCGCGATGTCCGCGGGAACGTCCACGGCGGCTGCCGCCGCCGCGGGCTGGCGCGCGCCGCGCGAGATGTCCACGACCTTGCGCGACGGCTCCCGCGCCCCCTCGGACTGTTGCGGCTGCGGCGTGGTGGCCCGGGGCGCTGCTTCTGCGCCTTCGGCGCCTTCTGCTGTGGAAACGGGCTGGGCCGCCGGCGCCGGCGCCGCGTCTGCCTTCGGCGCCGCTTCCTTTGCGGGGGGCTTCGGCGCGCCTTCCTCGACGCGCAGGATCAACTGCCCGACCTTCACCTTGTCCCCCTGCTTGACGGCGATCCCGGTGATCGTTCCCGCCACGGTGGACGGGACCTCAATGGTGGCCTTGTCCGTCTCCAGCTCCAGCACCGGCTGGTCTTTCGCGATGGCGTCGCCGGCCTTCACGAGGAGGCGGACGACGTCGCCCGCCGTGATGTTTTCGCCAAGTTCAGGAACGTTGAAATCCGTCGCCACTCGTCACACCTATGAGATCCGCGGGTTCTTCTTGCCGGGATCGATGCCGAGATCCTTGATCGCCTTCGCGACGACCTTCGCGTCCGCCTCGCCCCCCCGGGCGAGCGCCGACAAGGCCGCGACCGCGACGTAGCGCGCATCCACTTCGAAGAAGTTCCGCAGCCCCGCGCGGTCCTCGCTCCGTCCGAACCCGTCGGTCCCGAGCGTCACCATCGGCCTGCCGATCCAGCGGGCGAGAGCGTCGGGCAGGATCTTCATGTAGTCGGACGCCGCCACGACCACGCCGGGCGTGTCCGACAGGCACTCGGACACGTACGGCCGGCGCGGCTTCTCGGCCGGATGGAGCATGTTCCAGCGCTCCACGTCGTGCGCCTCGCGCGACAGCTCGTTGTAGCTGGTCACGCTCCACACGTCGGCGGCGACATCGTACTTCTCGAGCAGTTTCTGCGCCGCGATCACCTCGTTGAGGATGGCGCCGCTGCCGAGCAGTTGCGCGCGCAGCGTCGCGCCGCCGTTCTCGGCCGCGCGGAACTTGTACATCCCCTTCAGGATGCCCTCGCGCACGCCGTCCGGCATCCGCGGCATCTCGTACTGCTCGTTCATGACGGTGATGTAGTAGAAGACGTTCTCGCCCTCCTTGTACATCCTCCGGATCCCGTCGCCGATAATCACGGCGATCTCGTAGGCGTAGGCCGGGTCGTACGAGAGGCAGTTGGGCACCGGCGACGACAGCACGTGGCTGTGACCGTCCTGGTGCTGCAGTCCTTCGCCCGCCAGCGTCGTGCGGCCGGCGGTGCCGCCGAGCAGGAAGCCCTTCGTGCGCGCGTCGCCGGCCGCCCAGATCAGATCGCCAATCCGCTGGAAGCCGAACATCGAGTAGTAGATGAAGAAGGGGATCGTGTTGATGCCGTAGGTCGCATAGGCGGTGCCCGCCGCGATGAACGACGACATCGACCCGGCCTCCGTGATGCCTTCCTCGAGGATCTGCCCGTCTTTCGCTTCCTTGTAGTAGAGCAGCGTGTCCATGTCGACCGGCTCGTAGGTCTGGCCGGCGTGCGAGTAAATGCCGACCGCGCGGAAGAGCGACTCCATGCCGAAGGTGCGCGCCTCGTCAGGAACGATCGGAACGATCAGGTCCCCGATCTCCTTGTCACGAAGGAGCTTCGACAACATCCGCACGAACACCATCGTGGTGGACGCCTTGCGCCCCTCGGTGCCCTTGTAGAACTCCTCGAAGAGCGGCTCGAGCGGCGTCGTCACCGGGACGAAGTGCGTCTGCCGGCACGGTACCGCGCCGCCGAGCGCCTTCCGGCGCTCCCGCATGTACTTCAGCTCGGGGCTGTCATCCGGCGGCCGGTAGAACGGCGCTTCGGCGATCTGCTCGTCTGAAATCGGAATGCCGAAGCGGCTGCGGAACGACCGCAGGTCCTCGTCGTTCATCTTCTTCTGCTGGTGGGTGATGTTCTTGCCCTCGCCCGCCTCGCCCAGGCCGTAGCCCTTGATGGTGCGCGCGAGGATCACCGTCGGCTGCCCCTTGTGGGTGACGGCCGCGCGATACGCGTTGTAGACCTTGAGCGGATCGTGGCCGCCGAGGCGCAGCCGCTTGATTTGATCATCGGACATGCCTTTGACCAGCTCGGCGAGCCGCGGGTCCTTTCCGAAGAAATGTTCGCGGGTGTAGGCGCCG
Protein-coding sequences here:
- a CDS encoding DoxX family protein — encoded protein: MFQKLIATREDLVALVLRLTLGIVIFPHGAQKVLGWFGGYGFAGTMGYFQSQGIPYVFGVLAIAAEFLGSLGLIAGLLTRVAAFGIASVMVVAVALYHGSAGFFMNWNGTAKGEGFEYHLLAIGIALALMIRGGGTASADGALAAHVPEP
- the lpdA gene encoding dihydrolipoyl dehydrogenase; the encoded protein is MPSDISVQAVVIGAGPGGYAAAFYAADLGMSVALVDPDTNPGGVCLYRGCIPSKALLHAAKVISESHDAGAFGVTFPAPKIDLDKLRSWKDAVVGKLTGGLGQMTKMRKITYVRGWAAFADARSLDVKLAAGGAQKLVFEHAIIATGSLPSKIPGLSTDSPRVMDSTTALELADVPGKLLVIGGGYIGLELGTVYAALGSDVSVVEMTDGLLPGADRDLVGVLARRAEKTFKAVMLNTKVTSLTDDKKGIRVTLEGEGVTGTPQVFDKVLISVGRRPNAKIEGLDRTRVKVTDRGFIETDGARRTAEPSIFAIGDVAGEPMLAHKASHEARTAVDAIAGKNAAFEPNAIPAVVFTDPEIAWCGLTETEAQKRGIKVDVARFPWAAIGRAITLDRPDGSTKLVVDPDTRRVLGVGIVGAGAGELISEGVLAIEMGALVDDVAMTIHPHPTLSETVMEAAEVFFGHSTHVYRPKRKP
- a CDS encoding PAS domain S-box protein; this encodes MDLTTDASSAPRAGSGHASLDLFAPPQGAGEFDQRYFIRQLAEDAGEVIFVSDVGCDGASTSWYVNRAYEKIWGRTRKSFYEHPDSWLDAVIPEEHERVAAAWQRSTVEPLDEQFHIRTPAGMTHVVHMRVFSIKGRAGEIYRTVAMAEGDWNPDPVDMKWAANERRWSQMVDAAQEGICVIDEQWRYAFVNAAMAKLVGCTSREIIGRHMLSFVAEFVDKEDQAVVLEQMYRREHGLVVEYDLRLRSRDGSLVWTIVNSTPLVEPGGRFSGALSTITNVTRRMLAEQALELA
- a CDS encoding uracil-DNA glycosylase; its protein translation is MSNPVRSSAARITRTNRRNRTSSVPDRRRPVGLTSPQSALARAHAAIVACNDCARLREYCITIGRVKNAAHRNDDYWARPVPGFGDPGARLLIIGLAPAAHGANRTGRMFTGDAPGGSGDFLMEAMHAHGFANQPTTRHKDDGLRLQDAFIAATVRCAPPDNRPTPREIGRCERHLDAEFDALPNVEVIVALGRIAWDATFRLLARRRGIILRPRPAFAHGALVRVPQQLAVIGSFHPSRQNTNTGRLTQRMLREVFARARRQLGS
- the lipA gene encoding lipoyl synthase: MSDSAPVTFIRGRHARRRLEEAARQPKPEWLKVRAPGSQNYMRLKGLMRDLGLHTVCEEANCPNIGECWHHGTATFMILGDVCTRSCGYCNVVHGKPGPADPREPVKVAEAVASMALEYVVITSVDRDDLPDFGASIFAGVIREIRARRPECRVEVLIPDFQGNDTSLQTVLDARPDVLNHNIETVPRLYRTARPGGRYDRALQLLDRARRFAPGVPTKSGVMVGLGEEFDEVVATIADLAHIGCGILTIGQYLRPSLAHLPMARYYHPSEFADLKRIALDLGFGHVESGPLVRSSYHAHEQAQSYEQRS
- a CDS encoding metal-dependent hydrolase — protein: MKSLSITWLGHSTFILTSPGGKRIVTDPWLDGNPACPASMKKIDKADLILLSHGHFDHVGDVVPVARATGATVVGIFELCAWLEAKGVKHTSPMNIGGTQRIGDIAISMTTALHSSGAVEDGKPIYLGEPAGFVITFEDGLRAYFAGDTALFGDMKFVKDLYAPAIAFLPIGDHFTMGPDAAARACELLGVKQVVPMHWGTFPLLTGTPARLRELVGPMGIEVLDLKPGDTAA
- a CDS encoding CoA-binding protein, with translation MHPRLRHASAAAIRDFVSQRTLAVVGVSRSGKKFANFAYRELRTKGYTLVPVNPGAETVEGERCYRSLLNLPGPVDGAVIIAPREQSLQVVREAAAAGIRRVWLQQGAESQPAIDACEDAGINVVAGECILMFAGTEHWIHRGHRFVRRLFGTLPR
- a CDS encoding 2-oxo acid dehydrogenase subunit E2, translating into MATDFNVPELGENITAGDVVRLLVKAGDAIAKDQPVLELETDKATIEVPSTVAGTITGIAVKQGDKVKVGQLILRVEEGAPKPPAKEAAPKADAAPAPAAQPVSTAEGAEGAEAAPRATTPQPQQSEGAREPSRKVVDISRGARQPAAAAAAVDVPADIAPVPAAPSVRRMARELGVDIRRVQGSGPAGRISEQDVKAFVRARPAAGGAEPAPLPDLAKWGEVERKPMSNIRRKTAEHLTAAWAAPHVTQHDQADITALEDLRKQYAPRAEAAGGKLTITAIAVKVIAEAMKRFPQFNASIDLPNDQIVYRRYINVGVAVDTERGLLVPVVRDADRKTIVELSVEVAAAAKKARDRKLAPDDMAGGGMSITNLGGIGGTSFTPIINAPEVAILGLSRAEMRPVWRPAGAGGTGGSFEPRLMLPLSLSYDHRVIDGADAARFLRWVCEALEQPLLLVL
- a CDS encoding MarR family transcriptional regulator; this translates as MGTHHKGTPPEVSALNAYIKLRRAAGAIDARLVRDIADRGLTEAQFGVLEVLYHLGPMCQRAVAAKQFTSGANMTMVLNNLEKRGLVRRVRSTEDRRQYFAELTPDGRALIRRIFPGHVQRIVDAFAALTRDEQAELGALCRKLGLANAANRGKD
- a CDS encoding aspartate aminotransferase family protein; amino-acid sequence: MSTGRSASPDPYAALLTRAHELASAYISSLAGRPVRARESADALIARLGGPLPERSQDPAGVIEALARDAEPGLVATAGPRYFGFVIGGSYPVAVAADWLTSAWDQNSGLHIASPAASAIEEVARQWLIDLLGVPAHASIGFVTGGHMANTTALAAARHDVLGRAGWDVEADGLQGAPRVTVVAGAEAHSSIPAACRLLGLGASTLVRVDSDDQGRMRAGALVEALARVDGPVIVCAQAGNVNTGAFDPLEPIAQATHERGGWLHVDGAFGLWAAAVPALRHQVSGLERADSWATDAHKWLNVPYDCGIVMTAHPKAHGAAMSHTAAYLVSAEGQQRDPLDWVPELSRRGRGITVYATLRALGRRGVQELVTRCCAHARFAADRLRPEPGATVLNDVVLNQVLLRVADRAGANVTPAVIAAVQQDGVCWLGGTQWAGEPAMRISVSGWATTARDMERSVDSILAAIRRVREA